In Styela clava chromosome 14, kaStyClav1.hap1.2, whole genome shotgun sequence, the following are encoded in one genomic region:
- the LOC120341439 gene encoding cilia- and flagella-associated protein 90-like, translating to MSASDLSRDQAGFTPEQKKLQWCEYVRREKHIADKAYDSWGKAYGTWLTEEQIKQNLSYFNNSKDHKEYSEYERLFHLKRGYEEKLHRDDRANRIGLNVHDEERKKAVPILSSSVYGIRPKLEEQARQHVIIESVNKGFYRSRGTNIPSSSTPGS from the exons ATGTCCGCAAGCGACTTGTCACGGGATCAAGCCGGATTTACCCCCGAGCAGAAAAAATTACAATGGTGTGAATACGTGAGGCGAGAGAAACATATAGCTGATAAGGCTTACGATTCTTGGGGAAAAGCTTACG gtACCTGGTTAACAGAAGAGCAGATCAAGCAAAATCTTTCATATTTTAACAATAGCAAAGATCATAAAGAATATTCAGAATATGAACGATTGTTTCACCTGAAAAGGGGATACGAAGAAAAATTGCATCGAGACGATCGAGCTAATAGGATTGGTCTAAATGTTCACGATGAG GAAAGGAAAAAGGCGGTTCCTATTCTATCTTCATCAGTTTACGGCATTCGTCCAAAGCTAGAAGAACAGGCCAGACAGCATGTGATAATTGAAAGCGTCAACAAAGGATTTTATCGATCACGAGGGACAAATATTCCCAGTAGTTCAACGCCAGGATCCTAA
- the LOC120340822 gene encoding sodium-dependent noradrenaline transporter-like, which produces MSASFISNNNNEKESDNSDTVVRYSSRGMSEDSECELLRKFSTDGNADGDVFFEGFDPRTSGDSATGLLVSSGGDVESLREKEREQWDKKIDYILSMVGFAVDLANVWRFPYLCYKNGGGIFLIPYTIFLLLAGIPLFFMELGLGQFNKQGPVTIWKICPLFKGIGYAMMLITLYVMFYYTCIIAWSVYFIARSLTSFLPWTCCGNAWNTANCREQLGNITTNPICDERRNASLLNSTFVQPNLTREVDETDIFKHTPASEFYYREVLHVHESRGIDDLGVPRWELAICLFFVVFLLFAVIARGVRTSGKVVWVTATMPYIVLFILMIRAVTLPGATLGIQYYLSPNITRLGDVEVWTDAATQIFYSLGVGFGVHMTFASYNRFDNNIRFDAIVTSLINCCTSFLSGFMIFSVLGYMAVKNNVDIDKVATDGPGLVFVVYPEVISQIPGAPFWSFVFFVMLLTLGIDSAMGAMEALVTGISDDIMFVKKHRIFFVAGLNIFVYFLAFLNITNGGIYILTLLDTHSAGTSLLFCVFLESTVVAWVYGVDRFSGDIEQMLGYIPNVLWRVCWKFISPAFLLFIVIMSIANYSSMEYGSYKFPSWADTVGWLIAGSSMILVPCVAIYKLSVLPGNFKQKLALSVSPEQDHKSIIEGRLTVKQSQLKHWTAI; this is translated from the exons ATGTCAGCTAGCTTTATTTCGAACAATAACAATGAAAAAGAATCAGATAACAGTGACACAGTTGTTCGATATTCGTCGAGGGGGATGAGTGAGGATTCTGAATGTGAACTACTGAGAAAGTTTTCAACAGATGGAAATGCAGATGGCGATGTG TTTTTTGAAGGATTCGATCCACGAACCAGTGGTGATTCGGCTACAGGATTGCTGGTCAGCTCAGGTGGTGATGTTGAAAGTTTGCGAGAAAAAGAAAGAGAACAATGGGATAAGAAAATTGATTACATTTTATCCATGGTCGGATTTGCTGTTGATCTTGCAAACGTGTGGCGATTTCCATATTTATGTTACAAGAATGGAGGAG GAATATTTCTCATCCCGTATACGATATTTCTATTGCTGGCAGGAATTCCTTTGTTTTTCATGGAGCTTGGACTTGGGCAGTTCAATAAACAAGGGCCAGTCACAATATGGAAAATTTGCCCACTTTTCAAAG GAATCGGATACGCCATGATGCTGATAACATTGTACGTTATGTTTTATTATACGTGCATAATAGCCTGGTCAGTATATTTCATAGCTCGGTCGTTGACGAGTTTTTTACCTTGGACCTGTTGTGGTAATGCTTGGAATACAGCAAACTGTCGTGAACAACTTGGGAATATTACAACTAATCCAATTTGCG ACGAAAGAAGAAATGCTTCATTACTTAACAGTACTTTTGTGCAACCAAACTTAACACGGGAAGTTGATGAAACCGATATATTTAAGCATACACCTGCTTCAGAATTTTACTA TCGCGAAGTTCTACACGTTCATGAAAGCAGAGGAATCGATGATTTGGGAGTTCCAAGATGGGAATTGGCAATTTGcctattttttgtagtattcTTACTGTTTGCTGTCATTGCCCGCGGTGTACGAACATCAGGGAAA GTTGTGTGGGTGACTGCAACAATGCCGTACATTGTTTTATTCATATTGATGATCCGAGCAGTTACGTTACCTGGTGCAACATTAGGAATTCAGTATTATTTGAGTCCAAATATTACAAGACTCGGTGATGTGGAG GTTTGGACTGATGCTGCCACACAAATATTCTATTCCCTTGGAGTTGGATTTGGAGTCCACATGACATTTGCAAGCTATAACCGTTTTGACAACAATATCAGA TTTGATGCAATCGTGACGTCGCTAATCAATTGTTGTACAAGTTTTTTGTCCGGTTTCATGATTTTCTCAGTTCTGGGATATATGGCGGTGAAAAACAACGTGGATATTGATAAAGTTGCCACAGACG GTCCTGGACTGGTATTCGTTGTATATCCTGAAGTCATTTCGCAAATTCCTGGAGCACCGTTCTGGTCATTTGTATTCTTTGTCATGTTGCTAACGTTGGGAATTGACAGTGCG ATGGGAGCAATGGAAGCTCTAGTCACCGGTATAAGCGATGACATCAtgttcgtcaaaaagcatagaatattttttgttgcCGGATTGAATATTTTCGTCTACTTTCTTGCATTCTTGAACATAACCAAT GGCGGAATCTACATTTTAACTCTCCTGGACACTCATTCTGCTGGAACATCTCTTCTGTTTTGTGTCTTCTTGGAAAGTACCGTTGTTGCGTGGGTTTACGGCGTTGATCGATTCTCTGGAGACATTGAACAGATGCTGGGATATATACCAAACGTTTTATGGAGAGTGTGTTGGAAATTCATTAGTCCGGCATTTTTGTTG ttCATCGTTATCATGAGCATAGCGAACTATTCATCTATGGAATATGGTTCGTATAAGTTTCCTTCTTGGGCAGACACAGTTGGATGGTTAATCGCGGGATCATCGATGATATTGGTACCATGTGTTGCCATTTATAAACTCAGTGTTCTTCCAGGAAACTTCAAACAG AAATTGGCACTTTCAGTTTCTCCGGAACAAGATCACAAATCAATTATAGAGGGTCGACTTACAGTCAAGCAGTCCCAG CTGAAGCATTGGACAGcaatatga
- the LOC120341151 gene encoding sperm microtubule inner protein 8-like, with protein MDSSTQDHPNAHLQYHTDYNYPPFRRVMLAAVKEGIYHPRLPSLRRMDMDTATHKLSDEHCRTTTSCGPRNFSDSNTSYFQNSNKPLSGTRITETGRSLQKVIPDYPSGVTHTSPEKNQFMLSSSKKDWSRFISSAGEFRLPEYDPKYFRFSGYAVRYLKPQVTQSWKYTLVQEPKLDQYAQRPIPANVYSRYRDTFPQYSRNIAVEAWR; from the exons ATGGATTCGTCGACGCAAGATCATCCAAATGCGCACCTCCAGTATCACACAGACTATAACTACCCGCCATTCAGAAGAGTTATGTTGGCTGCTgtaaag GAGGGGATATATCACCCAAGACTACCAAGTTTGCGTCGCATGGACATGGATACGGCTACACACAAATTATCTGACGAGCATTGTAGAACGACAACTTCGTGTGGGCCCA GAAATTTCAGCGATTCAAACACCAGCTATTTTCAGAACTCTAACAAGCCTCTTTCTGGAACG AGAATCACAGAAACCGGGCGATCACTGCAAAAAGTTATCCCAGATTACCCGTCTGGTGTCACGCATACATCTCCCGAGAAGAACCAATTCATGCTCAG TTCTTCAAAAAAAGATTGGTCAAGATTTATATCATCTGCCGGAGAATTCAGACTGCCGGAGTATGATCCGAAAT atTTTCGATTCAGTGGATATGCCGTCAGATATTTGAAGCCACAAGTAACACAGTCATGGAAG tacACTCTAGTTCAAGAGCCTAAACTGGATCAGTATGCACAAAGACCGATTCCCGCTAACGTATA CAGCAGATACAGAGATACTTTTCCACAATACAG CCGAAACATTGCCGTGGAGGCGTGGCGATAG